Within Gouania willdenowi unplaced genomic scaffold, fGouWil2.1 scaffold_382_arrow_ctg1, whole genome shotgun sequence, the genomic segment CCTATAGAGGTTATTGATGTTTTACCCTTATCTCTGTCAGTTTGGGGCATTGCAAAAATTGTGAAACATTGGCAAAAATGCTTGAGAAAAATTTTATTGATACTCTGTAATACACaagtacatacagtaaatgagcAACAAGTTATATAATGAGACATATTGCTTGCATCTGGGATTGGATCGgatatagtttttttaaaactcactgatcgtgatcggcccaaaaatcctgattgtgtaaagcctatatgttattgttttagattaagttgaaatcagatgttctgaaacagtttgttccaaaaaataggctttgagaaagttgacctgaatatattttattatggttAAATAAGAACTATTGGACATTTCATTATAGTATGTTCAAAaaataaaccatgaataataatccatatttACACACTCTATGCTATGCAACTTATTTTTGGACTCTTATTAAGCACAACAAAAAACGAGCCTTTTCACCCGTAATGTTGGGATCACATTCAACATAAGGAACAATGAGTGACTTAAAGTGACACTTTCAGTATAGTACATTATACTAAAATGAACTCTTCAGCAGgtaatattaggctaatacaGTTGTGAATGACTGGCTGTCAGATAGTAAAAAGGgagtctttcattttgtttcaatttttatttgaacttttaaAACACAGTACATTTAAGATGCattacagaaacaacaaaaaaataacagacacaaaagcaatatatatatatatgtacagtatgtaaaggTCGTTGGGGGCCCTTCTGCTGAACAACAATGACAGTTAAATACATCTTGCTAAAGGCAGTGTTACAAACACATGAACAGTTTCTTGCCTTGCAGTAGAAAAGGCGACTTTGAAAGTAGAGCATGCACACTGGCTGGCAATTCTTTTCAGTGGAAGGAAAGATGCATATGACCATGGTACTTCATTAGTTTCCCAGACTGTGCAGTTGCTTTTTTGCCCAAAATGCCACACATCCCCATGCTCTTTGAACCATTTCACTTTTGCTACTGCATGTTCAACCTTTGTCaaacattcatccatccacaaaaacacaaacactttcCATATATTTGATATCTCCCCCGGGCGCAATGGTGCATTAGGGTCGATCATGGGATCTCCTGTGACTCTATCAACACTCAACCATTTTGCAGTCACAAATGATGATGATCCTGACCTATAGCGACATGTTGAAAATACATCACCAGCTAAACTATATCTGTTTGCTGTACATGTAGTTTAGAGACACTCTCTCAATTCTCTCAGTCTGATACATCACCTTAAACATTGAGAGCAGATCCAAATTGTCTGAAATTGACATTGTGCTTTGTTTAACAGGTGGAAGAAAAGTTTCTAGACTATCATCAAGCTCAAAGTTTCGTGGAAAATATGATCATGAGAGAGATCATGTAGGAATATGTAACTTCTCTGCCTGGATAGCTGTGGCAGTGGGGGTCTTACGGAATAATGTTTCGACTTCTGTATCAAATATATCCAAAATACCTGGGCACATTAACTGTTTGCCTGCCACCTGCCATTCAGCTAACCATTTTCGCATCATAATCACTTCAGTGTCTTGGTTATTAGTGTGGTAATCTCCCAATGTACCATTGGCACGTTCAAATGAGAAGCACCAGAAGCCATGAACAGGTCCAAAGTCTTTAACACAGGACTTCAAATGTAGATGTAAATGCATATTCATCGTGCACCACTGTTTACCATATCGGTTTTCAAAGGATCTACAAAACATTTGGAGACATCTATGGGCATCCTCAATCTGCACATCATTAATAACTCTGGAGCATAGTaattgtgttgctgcaacaaAAACTCTCCACAAAGAGTAGTCCTCTTCTCCTATGACTCCTTTAAGGGCAAAGGTCGAATAGACACAAACCCAGAGTTTCCACTGTGCTGCAGTGAAACCATCAAAAGCTGCCTCAATCTTTGACGGTATACCAGAGTCAATGTTACTTGGAAGTTTCAACAAGTTTACCCTTTCCTGTATTGTGGCAAATCCTTCCTTTGAGATTGCACCTCTTTCTTTCCAAACTTGCATCACTCTTTTAGCTGTGCCCTCCAGCAAGTTATGCATTGGATCAATAACATGCATTCGAACAACATCAAAATATGGTAATTCTTGTAAACAGCTGTATCTGGCTCCATATTTACCCTCAATCTTGCTTTTGCTAGCTTTGTTTTTTGCCCTCTTAGCATCTCTGGCATATCTACAGTGGTCCGTGTTACTTCTAACAGGCCATGGATCATCAAACCCAGAGTAATCAACCTTATTGTCTTCAGTCCTTGGAAATTTTTTTAGGCACTTGCTGCAACCCATATTTGCCATATGGCCGAGAAAACCTCCAGTTTTCCTTGCAGCTGGAATGTCACTCGCTAAGGACAACAACACTCCACGGACAAATTGCCCATCAATATCTAACCCCTCCCAAAGCTGTTTTAAATCACTGACCAAAGGTTCCAAAAACCCATTGATGTGCTCCTTTGGCTCATGGGGACCAGGTATAACACCAACAACTATAATATTGTCCTTCTTAAACCTTTCTTCCCTTGGAAGGTTCATCAATGCTAAGTACATTACACCAACAGAGTCGTTGACATATTTATAAGGCTGGAACCAGTCAACGTTGAGCATAAAACCAAGATTCCCAACCTCTTGTAAAAATGGCTTGCCGTCATAAACCTGAAAATTCTTCCAGACCTGCCCATCAAAAATGTCAGCATATATTCCCTCCTTAACATTACGCTGCCTCCACTTTTCACAGGACTCTTTAAAGCCAGGCCTCTTTAACATATCACTAATAGATTTGATCAAACTACGATAACAGAATTTTCTTTTGGGATAAAGAAACTCTTTTTCATCTTTCCCGATAACAGATTTCATTAGCACAGTGTCACATTTCTTACGAAATCTTTTTTGTGGATGTCTGGGAAATGATATATGGCaacattttgttgactttttctgGATGACCTTCCCACTTTCATCATGTTTTAACATTACAGCTTCATCTAAGGTATATACAGAATGGCACTTTGGACATACAACGAATGATGTAAAATCATTTCCATTTACAGATATAGCCTTCTTGAACATGTATAAAGTTGCAGGGAAATGTGCTGCAATATTTTGCAAAGCCGGCgtgaaaataaatgtactaCTCAGTACATTAAACATAATTCTGAAAATTTTTAAAACTGACTCAAATGCCCTGTCAGAGACTGTAAAGAATGACTTCCACTTTGCCAGTAGCAAAAGCAAGAATGTGATTATGGCGTGTGGTTCACAACCACCAGTTTCCTCAGGATTTTCTCTGTCTTCGTTTTCACTCCAAACTTCTTGGTCCTCAGAAAACTAAAATGAGAAGACACACAGAAAACATTATGATcagcaaaatgaaaatgaaagggGATTTTTTCAACAAGGATAGGTAACCAGGATTTGCTGTAGTTACATCTGCACTTTCGACAGCAATACAAACAGAGGTAATCTATTAAGATACAGTCAAAGATTTGCAACACTCTTATGGATTGGCTTCTATCATTCAAATGACTGATGAACAGTGTTAATGCATATTTAACAATTCATTTCATACCTGCTCATCTTCTGAGGAGTTTTCAGTGGAGCTACAAGGGGGGATTCTGGTCACCTAGAGCACAAATCATTAAGACAATAACTGGATTAATAACTGGATTGTGGAATGTTTCACATTCTAACTATTTAGTAAAGGTCATTGTCACtcaaaacaatcttaaaaatTCTATGAAACCAGGGAATAAGTAGCTTCTCTACAATAATGCTCATTACACAAGCTTCttctggtgtgtttttttatagaTGATTAGCTAAGCAAAACAAATCTATTTCTTAAGTTTAGCAACCAACAACTAACtttcagtttatttacctgCTCATCTTGAGAAGATATTTCAGTTGAGCTAGAATGGAGGCTTCTGGTCATCTggagcacaaaaaac encodes:
- the LOC114460046 gene encoding submandibular gland secretory Glx-rich protein CB-like; the encoded protein is MSRPFAKRFVESSSEDEQQQNMSRPFAKRFVESSSEDEQQHQQQKMRRFQRIEESSEDEQQPQQHKMTRSLHSSSTEISSQDEQVTRIPPCSSTENSSEDEQFSEDQEVWSENEDRENPEETGGCEPHAIITFLLLLLAKWKSFFTVSDRAFESVLKIFRIMFNVLSSTFIFTPALQNIAAHFPATLYMFKKAISVNGNDFTSFVRVTFQLQGKLEVFSAIWQIWVAASA